In the bacterium genome, one interval contains:
- the nuoF gene encoding NADH-quinone oxidoreductase subunit NuoF, with protein sequence MAEPILTRHLGPERASIDAYLATGGYQAASRALRTMTPDQVVEVVDQSGLRGRGGAGFPTGRKWKLTPKREGEPRYLVVNADEGEPGTFKDRTLIEGDPHAILEGSLITAYANDVHQAYIYLRGEFFLGYDRLRRALADAYARGYFGRDILGSGFDLEMTIHRGAGAYICGEETALLESLEGRRAFPRQKPPYYPAVRGLYDRPTVLNNAETMAHVPYIVAMGPEAYKAAGPPILYSVSGHVVRPGVKELPIGTPLREIIFEHAGGLRPGRTLKAIYPGGCSSAILLPEHLDTPADFDSLAKIGTMLGSSAIIVMDDTTCIPALVGRAVEFYRDESCGKCTPCREGTVWLSQIFERILGGHGRMEDLGLLDDIARNMTGTCFCLLGESVPPTLRASLTYFRDEYVRHIQTGTCDLAPATVAYAERGSRVTPTPLSNHAGGHDANEGVRT encoded by the coding sequence ATGGCTGAGCCCATCCTCACGAGGCATCTCGGTCCCGAGCGCGCGTCCATCGACGCGTATCTCGCGACGGGCGGCTACCAGGCCGCGTCGCGGGCGCTCCGGACGATGACCCCGGACCAGGTCGTCGAGGTGGTCGACCAGAGCGGCCTCCGAGGCCGCGGCGGTGCCGGCTTCCCGACCGGGCGCAAGTGGAAACTGACGCCGAAGCGCGAGGGCGAGCCCCGGTACCTGGTCGTGAACGCGGACGAGGGGGAGCCGGGCACGTTCAAGGACCGGACGCTCATCGAGGGCGACCCGCACGCGATCCTCGAGGGCAGCCTCATCACCGCCTACGCGAACGACGTGCACCAGGCCTACATCTATCTCCGCGGCGAGTTCTTCCTCGGGTACGACCGGCTCCGCCGGGCGCTGGCGGACGCGTACGCGCGGGGATACTTCGGCCGCGACATCCTCGGGAGCGGCTTCGACCTCGAGATGACGATCCACCGCGGCGCCGGGGCCTACATCTGCGGCGAGGAGACGGCGCTGCTCGAGAGCCTCGAGGGCCGGCGGGCGTTCCCGCGGCAGAAGCCGCCGTACTATCCCGCCGTGCGCGGCCTCTACGACCGGCCGACCGTGCTCAACAACGCGGAGACGATGGCGCACGTCCCCTACATCGTGGCGATGGGGCCGGAGGCCTATAAGGCGGCCGGGCCGCCCATCCTGTACTCGGTCTCGGGGCACGTGGTGCGCCCGGGGGTCAAAGAGCTGCCGATCGGCACGCCCCTGCGCGAGATCATCTTCGAGCACGCCGGGGGGCTCCGGCCCGGCCGGACGCTCAAGGCCATCTATCCCGGCGGGTGTTCGTCGGCGATTCTGCTGCCCGAGCACCTCGATACCCCCGCGGACTTCGACTCGCTGGCGAAGATCGGGACCATGCTCGGCTCGAGCGCGATCATCGTGATGGACGATACGACCTGCATTCCGGCCCTGGTGGGGAGGGCGGTGGAGTTCTATCGCGACGAGTCGTGCGGCAAGTGCACGCCGTGCCGGGAAGGCACCGTCTGGCTGAGCCAGATCTTCGAGCGGATCCTCGGCGGGCACGGCCGGATGGAGGACCTCGGCCTCCTCGACGACATCGCCCGTAACATGACGGGTACGTGCTTCTGCCTGCTCGGGGAGAGCGTGCCGCCGACCCTCCGGGCGTCACTCACGTACTTCCGCGACGAGTACGTCCGCCACATCCAGACCGGCACGTGCGACTTGGCGCCGGCGACCGTGGCATACGCCGAGCGCGGTTCGCGTGTCACGCCGACGCCGCTGAGCAACCACGCCGGGGGCCACGACGCGAACGAGGGTGTGAGGACATGA